A window from Pseudomonas frederiksbergensis encodes these proteins:
- a CDS encoding molecular chaperone, whose product MNETSPHLLLRAPVPLQVRLSFCEATPRDLKRWIANLPKANIGETARQLYKGLSELNQLFTPSDNRLQLLELLRPEVYYVCKHLEQHFLHQSIVLDERSRKIANLCQALQSHLAIGYKQIVVRITPKFSKDRAPLLTQALQRAIHCLNGPLIRATKLYCPVPEGLWLELHQLYRIACAHRLQHTSLRDELASQTQILSIEQTYVVALLLGASRCNQLRQHQIARVAEVLEPWSRWIKLQPGMPATGLFAVAQDLDTGPRYRTKFRAEQQESLLGIDPQPLVAAIEAHLQKNDSSSPLPVPAGLSLDTLQHLHAAWGQTAERGFQRTVGHGTLTLCLGMSALHFYLGGQRSFSDILKNPGARPAQFSVTPVSGREKDQWHHAFDAAPQGNPDALLPYEEIEYPQLQNDDSREASDRNQHFPTHVLSVVNHSPGGYCLAWPGAVPAELQAGEMVGIEDAAGQGWSIAVVRWIRQVRGGGTQMGIEQVAPCAEPCGLQLVRTHDDHSQYLRGLLLPQISAIDVPATLLAPRLPFQEGNKVMINTHGEERRVGLERRLASTNSFNQFAYRPLEAARNDNAAVSGAEEDFDSLWKTL is encoded by the coding sequence ATGAATGAGACCAGCCCCCATCTTCTGCTACGCGCGCCCGTTCCGCTGCAGGTGCGCCTGTCGTTCTGTGAAGCCACCCCGCGCGATCTCAAGCGCTGGATCGCCAATCTGCCCAAAGCCAACATCGGTGAAACCGCTCGTCAGCTATATAAAGGCTTGAGCGAACTCAATCAGCTGTTCACACCCAGCGACAATCGCCTGCAATTGCTCGAACTGCTGCGGCCTGAGGTGTATTACGTCTGCAAACACCTTGAGCAGCATTTCCTGCATCAATCGATTGTCCTCGACGAGCGTTCCCGCAAGATCGCCAACCTCTGCCAGGCGCTGCAAAGTCACTTGGCCATTGGCTATAAACAGATCGTGGTGCGCATTACACCGAAGTTCAGCAAGGACCGTGCGCCGCTGCTGACCCAGGCGCTGCAACGGGCGATCCATTGCCTGAACGGGCCGCTGATTCGCGCGACCAAACTCTATTGCCCGGTGCCGGAAGGCTTGTGGCTGGAGTTGCATCAGCTCTACCGAATCGCCTGCGCGCACCGGCTCCAGCACACGAGCCTGCGCGATGAGCTGGCCAGCCAGACGCAAATCCTGAGTATCGAACAGACGTACGTGGTCGCCTTGCTGCTGGGCGCCTCACGCTGCAACCAACTGCGCCAGCATCAGATTGCCCGGGTGGCCGAGGTGCTGGAGCCCTGGAGCCGATGGATCAAGCTGCAACCGGGCATGCCGGCCACCGGGTTGTTTGCCGTCGCGCAAGACCTCGACACCGGGCCGCGTTACCGCACCAAGTTCCGCGCAGAACAGCAGGAGAGTTTGCTGGGGATCGATCCGCAGCCGTTGGTCGCGGCAATTGAAGCTCATCTGCAAAAAAATGACAGTTCATCGCCACTGCCCGTGCCGGCGGGATTAAGCCTGGACACGTTGCAACACCTTCATGCCGCCTGGGGCCAGACGGCCGAGCGCGGTTTCCAGCGTACCGTGGGCCATGGCACGCTGACCCTGTGCCTGGGCATGAGCGCGCTGCATTTTTATCTGGGTGGGCAACGCTCATTCAGCGACATCCTGAAAAACCCCGGCGCCCGGCCTGCACAGTTTTCGGTGACGCCTGTGTCCGGCCGGGAAAAGGACCAATGGCACCATGCCTTCGACGCTGCACCCCAAGGCAATCCAGACGCTTTATTGCCCTACGAAGAGATCGAATATCCACAACTTCAGAATGACGACAGTCGCGAAGCGTCCGACCGCAATCAGCACTTCCCGACCCATGTCCTGTCGGTGGTCAATCACAGCCCCGGCGGTTACTGCCTGGCCTGGCCTGGCGCAGTGCCGGCCGAGTTGCAGGCCGGTGAGATGGTCGGCATCGAGGATGCTGCCGGTCAGGGTTGGAGCATCGCGGTGGTGCGCTGGATCCGCCAGGTGCGCGGCGGTGGCACGCAGATGGGGATCGAGCAGGTTGCGCCCTGCGCCGAGCCTTGCGGCCTGCAACTGGTGCGTACCCACGATGACCACAGCCAATACCTGCGCGGCCTGTTGCTGCCGCAAATCAGCGCCATCGACGTGCCGGCCACTTTGCTCGCGCCGCGCCTGCCCTTTCAGGAGGGCAACAAAGTCATGATCAATACCCACGGCGAGGAACGTCGAGTCGGGCTGGAACGGCGGCTGGCGAGCACCAACAGTTTCAATCAGTTCGCCTACCGTCCACTGGAGGCAGCCAGAAACGACAACGCCGCGGTGAGCGGCGCTGAGGAGGATTTTGATTCGCTGTGGAAAACACTTTGA
- the serB gene encoding phosphoserine phosphatase SerB — MREIVLINITGVDRPGLTAAITGVLAQGGVNILDIGQAVIHDTLSFGILVEIPDTEQGKSVLKDILFTAYKLDQQVRFTPVSEEDYQQWVGNQGKKRHIVTLLTRKVTAGQLQAVSSITAKYGLNIDHIDRLSGRMPLDTPADQGKGCIEFSVRGEAADPQALRAEFLSVAQELNVDIAFQEDSLFRRNRRLAVFDMDSTLIEAEVIDELAKAAGVGDQVSAITERAMAGELDFRASFKERLALLKGLDVSVLDSIGASLRLTEGAETLFAELKRLGYKTAILSGGFTYFAKQLQAKLGIDYVFANELEVVDGKVTGVAVEPIVDAQRKADLLKELAHKEGLRLEQTIAVGDGANDLPMLAIAGLGVAFRAKPLVKQSAKQAISTLGLDGVLYLLGFRDRDGQL; from the coding sequence TTGCGCGAAATCGTCCTGATAAACATCACGGGAGTCGACCGTCCGGGTCTGACTGCGGCCATTACCGGCGTTCTGGCCCAGGGTGGTGTGAACATTCTCGACATTGGTCAGGCGGTGATCCACGACACCCTGTCGTTCGGCATCCTGGTTGAAATTCCTGACACCGAGCAAGGCAAGTCGGTGCTCAAGGACATCCTGTTCACGGCGTATAAGCTCGATCAGCAGGTGCGCTTCACACCGGTGTCCGAAGAGGATTACCAGCAGTGGGTTGGCAATCAAGGCAAGAAACGCCACATCGTGACCCTGCTGACCCGCAAAGTGACCGCCGGGCAATTGCAGGCCGTGAGTTCGATCACTGCCAAATATGGCCTGAACATCGACCACATCGATCGTCTGTCCGGGCGCATGCCGCTGGACACCCCGGCCGATCAGGGCAAGGGCTGCATCGAGTTTTCCGTTCGTGGCGAAGCGGCTGATCCGCAAGCGCTGCGGGCCGAATTCCTCAGCGTCGCGCAGGAACTGAACGTCGACATCGCCTTCCAGGAAGATTCACTGTTCCGTCGTAACCGTCGCCTGGCGGTGTTCGACATGGACTCGACGCTGATCGAAGCCGAAGTCATCGACGAACTGGCCAAGGCTGCCGGCGTCGGTGATCAGGTGTCTGCGATCACCGAGCGGGCGATGGCCGGCGAATTGGACTTCCGCGCCAGCTTCAAGGAGCGCCTGGCCTTGTTGAAAGGGTTGGACGTCAGCGTGCTGGATTCCATCGGCGCCTCCCTGCGGTTGACCGAAGGTGCCGAAACACTGTTCGCCGAACTAAAGCGTCTGGGCTACAAGACCGCCATCCTGTCGGGCGGCTTTACCTATTTCGCCAAGCAATTGCAGGCCAAGCTGGGCATCGACTACGTGTTCGCCAATGAACTGGAAGTCGTGGACGGCAAAGTGACTGGCGTGGCGGTCGAGCCGATTGTTGATGCGCAACGCAAGGCGGATCTGCTGAAGGAACTGGCGCACAAGGAAGGTTTGCGTCTGGAGCAGACCATTGCGGTCGGCGACGGCGCCAACGATTTGCCAATGCTGGCGATTGCCGGGTTGGGCGTAGCGTTCCGTGCCAAGCCGCTGGTCAAGCAGTCGGCGAAGCAGGCGATTTCCACCCTTGGGCTGGATGGCGTGCTGTATCTGCTGGGTTTCCGGGATCGCGACGGGCAGCTTTAA
- a CDS encoding AhpA/YtjB family protein gives MNRPTPVKTDNFFLLIFRALRHRRVPIALRIASHNVILVALALVIYACVMGLQFKQAMHEQADALGESLTTQTATSATELLVSNDILSLNVLLNNLTKNKLVAHAAIYSVDNRILAEAGQRPKHSLLGEAEGMYQSKITFQDVTAGQLRISLDMDQFQQPMTISLQSMGILSAILLALSLALSLRLGRHISTPLLQLRVWLRHIDEHTPATERQDEIGDLARQLHADFAPEPAEPEPAPEPEYDESDYEDADDNEPTFEVRNLRDPSFDETKPVAGLKPAPRRIVSTVEDDDDDDAFADLRDESAATAPKPLVKPQLSNVPQHSAVLAVQLGAQDQLRRLPRTRLEELLKRYRDCLDQAASLYQSELHTLNDGSTLMLFHTEDSGDDYLTNAICCGELLRALGHQLQIEVADSGITLQLQLGLTLGDELFGLSQIDLLLTESAQDALALSQHSRNLLLVERKIGDDALIRQRARIRPIASPEGACCVERLMEPYPSMLERQLARMHERRA, from the coding sequence GTGAACCGGCCCACGCCAGTAAAAACCGATAACTTCTTTCTGCTGATCTTCCGTGCACTGCGCCACCGCCGTGTACCGATTGCATTGCGCATCGCCAGCCATAACGTGATCCTGGTCGCTCTGGCCCTGGTGATCTACGCCTGCGTAATGGGTTTGCAGTTCAAGCAGGCCATGCACGAACAGGCGGATGCGCTGGGCGAAAGCCTGACCACGCAGACGGCCACGTCCGCCACGGAGCTGTTGGTGTCCAACGACATCCTCAGCCTCAACGTGCTGCTCAACAACCTGACCAAAAACAAGCTGGTGGCTCACGCTGCCATCTACAGCGTGGATAACCGCATCCTCGCCGAAGCCGGTCAGCGCCCCAAGCACAGCCTGCTGGGCGAAGCCGAAGGCATGTACCAGAGCAAGATCACCTTCCAGGATGTGACCGCCGGGCAACTGCGCATCAGCCTGGACATGGATCAGTTCCAGCAGCCGATGACCATCAGCCTGCAAAGCATGGGCATTTTGAGCGCGATTCTGCTGGCGCTGTCCCTGGCCTTGAGCCTGCGCCTGGGTCGGCACATCTCCACGCCGTTGCTGCAATTGCGAGTGTGGCTGCGCCATATCGACGAACACACCCCGGCCACCGAGCGTCAGGATGAGATCGGCGATCTGGCCCGCCAGCTGCACGCCGACTTCGCGCCAGAGCCCGCCGAGCCGGAACCCGCTCCCGAGCCTGAATACGACGAAAGCGACTACGAAGACGCGGACGATAACGAGCCAACCTTCGAAGTGCGCAATTTGCGTGACCCGAGTTTCGATGAAACCAAGCCTGTGGCCGGCCTCAAACCTGCACCACGGCGCATTGTCAGCACCGTTGAAGACGATGATGACGACGATGCCTTTGCCGACTTGCGTGATGAATCAGCGGCGACCGCGCCGAAACCGCTAGTCAAACCGCAACTGTCGAACGTGCCGCAGCACAGCGCAGTGCTGGCCGTGCAACTGGGCGCCCAGGATCAACTGCGTCGCCTGCCCCGCACACGCCTGGAAGAACTGCTCAAACGCTATCGCGACTGCCTCGATCAGGCCGCCTCGCTCTACCAGAGCGAACTGCACACCCTGAACGATGGCAGCACGCTGATGCTGTTCCACACCGAAGACAGCGGCGACGACTACCTGACCAACGCCATCTGTTGCGGTGAGCTGTTGCGGGCTCTGGGCCATCAATTGCAGATCGAAGTCGCCGACAGCGGCATCACCCTGCAATTGCAATTGGGCCTGACCCTGGGTGACGAGCTGTTCGGCCTGAGCCAGATCGATCTGCTGCTGACCGAATCCGCCCAGGATGCGTTGGCCCTGTCGCAACACAGCCGCAACCTGTTGCTGGTGGAGCGCAAGATCGGTGACGACGCGCTGATCCGCCAGCGCGCACGAATCCGACCGATCGCCAGCCCGGAAGGCGCTTGTTGCGTAGAGCGGCTGATGGAGCCTTATCCGTCGATGCTCGAGCGGCAACTGGCGCGGATGCACGAACGCCGGGCGTAA